The Equus quagga isolate Etosha38 chromosome 2, UCLA_HA_Equagga_1.0, whole genome shotgun sequence genome has a window encoding:
- the KLLN gene encoding LOW QUALITY PROTEIN: killin (The sequence of the model RefSeq protein was modified relative to this genomic sequence to represent the inferred CDS: inserted 2 bases in 2 codons; deleted 3 bases in 2 codons; substituted 1 base at 1 genomic stop codon), translated as MGCTPRLPASAPRRAQHLSPRGSSWVHRSELKLGPQRQPRPAPFGPLRKPGWVDRPGDRFRAPPAGPRTPEAGVPEPEREVRGGRKLQPASGRGRGDLGGFKGRWRDTRATVGTTFRRRSRVFLVGELSKFPLPRXSSRGKCFAFFTRGAXFCGQRDPRASWVAAATQARASLPPERCRGXRLGTWLHKHPHPSTCPHLPAHWPPPLILADHRASVFRLVPPFACYPESKLKGRDLRLLAPDQLTARSQPWEKGLGPGVWRNSLASTLPLRANLAGAVLRGAKGYLLQQPAA; from the exons ATGGGATGCACCCCGCGGCTTCCTGCATCTGCCCCTAGGAGAGCCCAGCATCTCTCCCCTCGGGGCTCCAGTTGGGTTCACCGCTCCGAACTCAAGCTCGGTCCTCAGAGGCAACCTCGCCCCGCCCCTTTTGGGCCGCTGAGAAAACCTGGCTGGGTGGATCGCCCCGGGGACAGGTTCCGCGCTCCGCCAGCCGGGCCGCGCACGCCGGAGGCCGGGGTTCCTGAGCCCGAGCGTGAAGTCCGGGGCGGTAGGAAGCTGCAG CCTGCGAGTGGGCGGGGCCGAGGAGACCTAGGAGGGTTCAAAGGGAGGTGGAGGGATACACGGGCCACAGTCGGAACTACTTTCAGGAGGCGGTCACGTGTGTTCCTAGTTGGGGAACTTTCCAAATTCCCATTACCCC ATAGCTCGAGAGGCAAGTGCTTCGCTTTCTTCACCCGGGGTG CCTTCTGCGGGCAGCGGGACCCCAGAGCCTCCTGGGTCGCGGCAGCAACACAAGCTCGGGCGAGCCTCCCGCCGGAGCGCTGTCGGGGCTGACGCCTGGGGACCTGGTTACACAAGCACCCACATCCAAGCACGTGCCCCCACCTCCCCGCA CACTGGCCGCCGCCGCTGATTCTTGCAGACCACCGTGCCAGCGTTTTCAGGCTGGTCCCACCCTTCGCCTGCTACCCAGAGAGCAAGCTAAAGGGCCGAGACCTGAGACTCCTTGCTCCGGATCAGCTAACTGCGCGTTCCCAACCGTGGGAGAAAGGGCTGGGCCCGGGGGTCTGGCGCAACTCCCTCGCTAGTACCCTGCCCCTTAGGGCGAACCTTGCTGGTGCTGTGCTTCGCGGGGCAAAAGGGTATCTCCTACAGCAGCCTGCTGCTTGA